One Flagellimonas sp. CMM7 genomic region harbors:
- a CDS encoding DUF3467 domain-containing protein, with product MAEKNQNQKQINIELDEKTAEGIYSNLAIINHSVSEFVVDFISMMPGAPKAKVKSRIVLTPQHAKKFLKALSDNVTRFEKAHGTIKDYEQPPIPLNFGPTGEA from the coding sequence ATGGCTGAGAAAAATCAAAACCAAAAACAAATCAATATAGAGTTAGATGAAAAAACTGCTGAAGGGATATATTCCAATTTGGCAATCATCAATCATTCGGTATCTGAATTTGTTGTAGATTTTATTAGTATGATGCCTGGCGCCCCTAAGGCTAAGGTGAAAAGTAGGATTGTGTTAACACCACAACATGCCAAAAAATTCTTGAAAGCATTAAGCGATAATGTGACAAGGTTTGAGAAAGCGCATGGAACAATTAAAGATTATGAACAACCTCCAATCCCATTAAATTTTGGGCCTACTGGAGAAGCATAA
- the rpoC gene encoding DNA-directed RNA polymerase subunit beta': protein MARIKDNNAPKRFDKISIGLASPESILAESRGEVLKPETINYRTHKPERDGLFCERIFGPVKDYECACGKYKRIRYRGIVCDRCGVEVTEKKVRRDRVGHINLVVPVAHIWYFRSLPNKIGYLLGLPSKKLDMIIYYERYVVIQPGIAKGPEGEEINKMDFLTEEEYLNILESIPAENQYLEDTDPNKFVAKMGAECLIDLLSRIDLEELSYSLRHKANTETSKQRKTEALKRLQVVEALRESQDNRENRPEWMIMKVVPVIPPELRPLVPLDGGRFATSDLNDLYRRVIIRNNRLKRLMEIKAPEVILRNEKRMLQEAVDSLFDNTRKASAVKTESNRPLKSLSDSLKGKQGRFRQNLLGKRVDYSARSVIVVGPEMNLYECGLPKDMAAELYKPFVIRKLIERGIVKTVKSAKKIIDKKEPVVWDILENVLKGHPVLLNRAPTLHRLGIQAFQPKLIEGKAIRLHPLACTAFNADFDGDQMAVHLPLGPEAILEAQLLMLASQNILNPANGSPITVPSQDMVLGLYYMTKERKSTKEVPIKGEGLTFYSAEEVEIAFNEGMVDLNAGIKVRAKDFNEEGELVNQIIATTVGRVLFNTVVPEEAGYINEVLNKKSLRNIIGDILGVTDVPATAAFLDKIKSMGYDFAFKGGLSFSLGDIIIPPEKHEMINEANGQVDGIMANYNMGLITNNERYNQVIDVWTSTNAMLTELAMKRIREDQQGFNSVYMMLDSGARGSKEQIRQLTGMRGLMAKPKKSTAGGGEIIENPILSNFKEGLSILEYFISTHGARKGLADTALKTADAGYLTRRLVDVSQDVIINIEDCGTLRGIEVKALKKNEEVVETLGERILGRVSLHDVYNPLNEELLLTAGEVITEADVKRVEVAPIESIEVRSALTCEAPKGICGKCYGRNLATNKMVQRGEAVGVVAAQSIGEPGTQLTLRTFHVGGIAGNISEDNKLEVKFDGVAEIEDLRTVVGENSEGEKANIVISRTSEIKVVDATTGITLSTNNIPYGSQLFVKNGDKIKKGTVICQWDPYNGVIVSEFPGQIAYENIEQGITYQVEIDEQTGFQEKVISESRNKKLIPTLLIKDGKGETLRSYNLPVGSHIMVDDGDKIKEGKILVKIPRKSAKAGDITGGLPRVTELFEARNPSNPAVVSEIDGVVSFGKIKRGNREIIIESKLGEIKKYLVKLSNQILVQENDYVRAGMPLSDGSITPEDILAIKGPSAVQQYLVNEVQEVYRLQGVKINDKHFEVVVRQMMRKVRIEDSGDTTFLENQLVHKDDFIRENDDIFGMKVVEEPGDSESLKAGQIISARALRDENSVLRRADKALVSARDAVAATATPILQGITRASLQTKSFISAASFQETTKVLNEAAVSGKVDTLEGLKENVIVGHKIPAGTGMRDYDSIIVGSKEEYDEIMARKEEFKF from the coding sequence ATGGCTAGAATAAAAGATAATAACGCACCAAAAAGGTTTGATAAAATTTCCATAGGACTGGCTTCTCCAGAGTCAATCTTGGCCGAGTCCCGTGGAGAGGTTTTAAAACCTGAAACTATTAACTATAGAACGCACAAACCTGAACGTGATGGGTTGTTCTGTGAGCGTATTTTTGGTCCTGTAAAGGATTACGAATGTGCTTGTGGTAAATATAAGCGTATCCGTTACCGTGGTATTGTTTGTGACCGTTGTGGTGTTGAAGTAACAGAGAAAAAAGTACGTAGAGATCGTGTTGGGCACATTAATCTTGTGGTTCCTGTAGCGCATATCTGGTATTTCCGTTCCCTTCCAAATAAAATAGGATACTTGTTGGGGTTACCTTCCAAGAAGTTGGATATGATTATCTATTACGAAAGATATGTTGTAATCCAGCCTGGAATTGCCAAAGGACCTGAAGGTGAGGAAATCAATAAAATGGATTTCTTGACTGAAGAGGAGTACCTTAATATTTTGGAATCCATTCCGGCTGAAAACCAGTACTTGGAAGATACAGACCCTAATAAGTTTGTAGCCAAAATGGGTGCGGAGTGTCTAATTGATTTATTGTCCAGAATTGACTTGGAAGAACTTTCATATAGTCTAAGGCATAAAGCAAATACAGAGACTTCAAAACAACGTAAAACAGAAGCTTTAAAAAGACTTCAGGTTGTTGAGGCCTTGCGTGAATCTCAAGATAATAGAGAAAACAGACCAGAGTGGATGATCATGAAAGTAGTTCCGGTTATTCCACCAGAATTACGTCCATTGGTTCCATTGGATGGTGGTCGTTTTGCTACTTCAGATTTAAATGACCTCTACCGTAGGGTAATTATCCGTAACAATCGTTTAAAACGATTGATGGAAATTAAAGCTCCCGAGGTAATCTTGAGAAATGAGAAACGTATGCTTCAAGAAGCGGTAGATTCTCTTTTTGATAATACAAGAAAAGCTTCAGCGGTAAAAACAGAATCAAACAGACCTTTAAAATCACTTTCAGATTCATTGAAAGGTAAGCAAGGTCGTTTCCGTCAGAACCTTTTGGGTAAACGTGTGGATTATTCTGCTCGTTCCGTAATCGTTGTTGGTCCAGAAATGAACCTTTACGAATGCGGTCTTCCAAAAGATATGGCTGCGGAACTTTACAAACCTTTTGTAATTAGAAAACTGATAGAAAGGGGAATTGTAAAGACCGTAAAATCTGCGAAGAAAATTATAGATAAGAAGGAGCCTGTAGTTTGGGATATCCTTGAGAATGTCCTTAAAGGACATCCAGTATTATTGAACCGTGCCCCTACATTGCACAGATTGGGTATACAAGCGTTCCAGCCAAAACTTATAGAAGGTAAGGCTATTCGTTTACACCCATTGGCATGTACAGCATTTAATGCGGATTTTGATGGTGACCAGATGGCAGTACACTTGCCATTGGGTCCAGAGGCTATTTTGGAAGCTCAACTATTGATGTTGGCATCTCAAAATATCTTGAATCCTGCTAATGGTTCTCCAATTACAGTTCCTTCACAGGATATGGTATTGGGTCTTTATTATATGACCAAAGAAAGAAAGTCAACCAAAGAAGTTCCTATCAAAGGTGAAGGATTAACGTTCTATTCTGCTGAGGAAGTAGAAATTGCCTTTAATGAAGGAATGGTTGATTTGAATGCTGGAATCAAGGTTAGAGCAAAAGATTTCAATGAAGAAGGAGAACTTGTAAATCAAATCATAGCAACTACGGTTGGTAGAGTGTTGTTCAACACAGTTGTTCCAGAAGAAGCGGGCTATATCAATGAGGTATTGAACAAAAAATCTCTTAGAAATATCATTGGTGATATTCTTGGGGTTACAGATGTACCTGCTACTGCGGCATTTTTGGATAAGATAAAATCAATGGGGTATGATTTTGCCTTTAAGGGGGGTCTATCCTTCAGTTTAGGTGATATTATCATTCCACCAGAGAAGCATGAAATGATCAACGAAGCCAATGGGCAAGTTGATGGAATTATGGCTAACTATAACATGGGTCTTATCACTAATAATGAAAGATATAACCAAGTTATTGATGTTTGGACTTCTACAAATGCTATGTTGACAGAATTGGCCATGAAGCGAATTCGGGAAGATCAGCAAGGATTCAACTCTGTATATATGATGTTGGATTCCGGTGCAAGGGGTTCTAAAGAGCAAATTCGTCAATTGACCGGTATGCGTGGTTTGATGGCCAAGCCTAAAAAGTCCACTGCAGGTGGAGGAGAGATTATTGAAAACCCAATTCTTTCTAACTTTAAGGAAGGGTTGTCCATTTTGGAATACTTTATCTCAACTCACGGTGCACGTAAAGGTCTTGCGGATACTGCTTTAAAAACTGCGGATGCAGGATACTTGACAAGACGTTTGGTAGATGTTTCTCAAGATGTAATCATCAATATTGAAGATTGTGGTACACTAAGAGGAATTGAAGTCAAAGCCTTAAAGAAGAACGAAGAAGTAGTAGAAACTCTAGGTGAAAGAATTCTAGGAAGAGTTTCACTTCATGATGTTTACAATCCATTGAATGAGGAATTACTATTGACCGCTGGTGAGGTAATTACTGAAGCAGATGTCAAAAGAGTTGAAGTGGCTCCGATTGAAAGTATTGAAGTACGTTCCGCCTTAACTTGTGAAGCTCCAAAAGGAATTTGCGGTAAATGCTACGGTAGAAACTTGGCAACCAATAAAATGGTGCAACGAGGTGAAGCAGTTGGTGTTGTTGCAGCACAGTCTATTGGTGAACCAGGTACACAGTTAACCTTGCGTACGTTCCACGTAGGTGGTATTGCCGGTAACATTTCTGAGGATAACAAGTTAGAAGTGAAGTTTGATGGTGTTGCTGAAATTGAAGATTTAAGAACTGTTGTTGGAGAAAACAGTGAAGGCGAAAAAGCCAACATTGTTATTTCAAGAACTTCTGAAATCAAAGTTGTTGACGCTACAACCGGAATCACCTTAAGTACAAATAATATTCCTTACGGTTCTCAACTATTCGTGAAGAATGGAGATAAAATCAAGAAGGGAACTGTAATTTGCCAGTGGGATCCATACAACGGTGTAATTGTTTCGGAATTTCCTGGTCAGATTGCTTATGAAAATATTGAGCAAGGAATTACATACCAAGTTGAGATTGATGAGCAGACTGGTTTCCAAGAGAAAGTTATTTCTGAATCAAGGAACAAGAAACTTATCCCAACCTTATTGATTAAGGATGGTAAGGGAGAGACTTTACGTTCATACAACTTACCAGTTGGTTCTCACATAATGGTGGATGATGGCGATAAAATCAAAGAAGGTAAGATCTTGGTTAAGATTCCACGTAAATCTGCCAAAGCAGGTGATATTACGGGTGGTCTTCCAAGAGTTACAGAGCTTTTCGAAGCACGTAACCCATCTAACCCAGCGGTTGTTTCTGAGATTGATGGTGTTGTTTCATTTGGTAAAATCAAGCGTGGTAACCGTGAAATAATTATCGAGTCTAAATTGGGTGAAATCAAGAAATACTTGGTGAAACTTTCAAACCAGATTTTGGTACAGGAGAACGATTACGTTCGTGCTGGTATGCCACTATCTGATGGATCTATTACCCCAGAAGATATTTTGGCAATCAAAGGGCCATCAGCAGTACAACAGTATTTGGTAAACGAAGTACAAGAAGTTTACCGTTTACAGGGTGTTAAAATTAATGACAAGCATTTTGAGGTTGTTGTTAGACAGATGATGCGTAAAGTACGTATTGAAGATTCTGGGGATACAACATTCTTGGAGAATCAATTGGTACACAAAGACGACTTTATCCGTGAAAATGATGATATTTTCGGGATGAAGGTTGTTGAAGAACCTGGAGATTCTGAAAGCCTTAAAGCAGGACAGATTATATCTGCCCGTGCCTTAAGAGATGAAAATTCAGTATTGCGAAGAGCAGATAAGGCCCTTGTCAGTGCAAGAGATGCAGTAGCTGCTACGGCAACTCCAATCTTACAGGGTATAACACGTGCGTCGTTGCAGACAAAATCATTTATCTCTGCGGCATCGTTCCAAGAGACTACTAAAGTATTGAATGAGGCCGCTGTAAGTGGTAAAGTTGATACCTTGGAAGGCTTGAAGGAAAATGTTATTGTAGGACATAAAATTCCTGCCGGTACAGGTATGAGGGATTATGATAGTATCATTGTAGGCTCAAAAGAGGAATATGATGAAATCATGGCTCGAAAAGAGGAATTCAAATTCTAA
- the rplJ gene encoding 50S ribosomal protein L10 codes for MTREEKAIVIEDLTAQLADSANIYLADISGLDAVATSNLRRACFKANIKLAVVKNTLLAKAMEASDKEFGELPDVLKGNTSLMLSETGNAPAKLIKNFRKKSDKPLLKGAFIAEAIYLGDENLDSLVDIKSKEEVIGEIIGLLQSPAKNVISGLKSGGGKLAGILKTLSEK; via the coding sequence ATGACAAGAGAAGAAAAAGCAATCGTAATAGAAGATTTGACTGCACAGTTGGCTGATAGCGCTAATATTTATTTGGCGGATATTTCAGGGTTGGATGCCGTTGCCACTTCAAATTTAAGAAGGGCATGTTTTAAGGCTAATATTAAACTTGCAGTTGTTAAAAACACCTTGCTTGCAAAAGCAATGGAAGCTTCTGATAAGGAGTTTGGAGAACTTCCTGATGTTTTAAAAGGAAATACATCTTTGATGTTATCCGAAACAGGGAACGCTCCTGCGAAACTTATCAAAAATTTCAGAAAAAAATCAGATAAACCATTACTTAAAGGAGCATTTATAGCAGAGGCTATCTATTTAGGTGATGAAAACCTTGACTCACTTGTAGATATCAAGTCTAAAGAAGAGGTTATTGGGGAGATTATCGGATTGTTACAATCACCAGCCAAGAACGTTATTTCTGGTCTTAAATCTGGTGGCGGTAAATTGGCCGGTATCCTTAAAACATTATCTGAAAAATAA
- the rpoB gene encoding DNA-directed RNA polymerase subunit beta, whose amino-acid sequence MFTNNTERVNFASAKNIPEYPDFLDIQIKSFQDFFQLETKSDERGNEGLYNTFMENFPITDTRNQFVLEFLDYFIDPPRYSIQECIERGLTYSVPLKARLKLYCTDPEHEDFETIVQDVYLGTIPYMTPSGTFVINGAERVVVSQLHRSPGVFFGQSFHANGTKLYSARVIPFKGSWIEFATDINGVMYAYIDRKKKLPVTTLFRAIGFERDKDILEIFDLSEEVKVSNAGLKKVLGRKLAARVLNTWHEDFVDEDTGEVVSIERNEIILDRDTILEKDHINEIIEADVKTILLHKENNAQSDYAIIHNTLQKDPTNSEKEAVEHIYRQLRNAEPPDEETARGIIDKLFFSDQRYNLGEVGRYRMNKKLQLDIGMDKQVLTKEDIITIIKYLIELINSKAEIDDIDHLSNRRVRTVGEQLSSQFGVGLARMARTIRERMNVRDNEVFTPIDLINAKTLSSVINSFFGTNQLSQFMDQTNPLAEITHKRRLSALGPGGLSRERAGFEVRDVHYTHYGRLCPIETPEGPNIGLISSLSVFAKVNPMGFLETPYRKVENGVVDTKDFRYLSAEEEEGMKISQANIPMDEKGKIQDDKVIAREEGDFPVVDPSEVNYTDVAPNQIASISASLIPFLEHDDANRALMGSNMMRQAVPLLKPQSPIVGTGLERQVATDSRVLINAEGDGVIEYVDAQKVTIKYIRSEDERLVSFEEDSKTYNLVKFRKTNQGTSINLKPIVKKGDKVKKGEVLCEGYATEKGELALGRNLKVAFMPWKGYNFEDAIVISEKVVREDIFTSIHIDEYALEVRDTKLGAEELTNDIPNVSEEATKDLDEHGMIRIGAEVKPGDILIGKITPKGESDPTPEEKLLRAIFGDKAGDVKDASLKASPSLRGVVIDKKLFSRSIKDKRKRSEDKEAISRLEMDYEVKFEQLKDVLIEKLFGLINGKTSQGVMNDLGEEVLPKGKKYTIKMLNAVDDFAHLVGGSWTTDNKTNEQVADLLHNYKIKLNDIQGNLRRDKFTISVGDELPAGIMKLAKVYIAKKRKLKVGDKMAGRHGNKGIVARIVRQEDMPFLEDGTPVDIVLNPLGVPSRMNIGQIYETVLGWAGLKLGRKYGTPIFDGATLDQINALTDEAGVPRFGHTYLYDGGTGKRFDQAATVGVIYMLKLGHMVDDKMHARSIGPYSLITQQPLGGKAQFGGQRFGEMEVWALEAYGASATLREILTVKSDDVIGRAKTYESIVKGETMPEPGLPESFNVLMHELKGLGLDIRLEE is encoded by the coding sequence ATGTTCACAAACAATACTGAAAGAGTAAATTTTGCATCCGCTAAGAACATACCGGAATATCCGGATTTCTTGGACATTCAGATTAAATCTTTTCAAGACTTTTTTCAACTTGAAACAAAATCTGATGAAAGAGGAAATGAAGGGCTCTACAATACCTTCATGGAAAATTTTCCAATTACAGACACTAGAAACCAGTTTGTACTTGAGTTTCTTGATTATTTTATAGATCCACCAAGATATTCCATACAAGAATGCATAGAACGTGGACTTACCTATAGCGTTCCCTTAAAGGCGCGTCTAAAATTATATTGTACCGATCCAGAACACGAAGATTTTGAAACGATAGTTCAAGATGTGTATTTGGGTACAATTCCATACATGACTCCCAGTGGAACCTTTGTTATCAATGGCGCTGAGCGCGTTGTGGTTTCACAGCTGCATAGATCTCCAGGGGTTTTCTTTGGACAATCTTTTCACGCAAATGGAACAAAGCTATATTCTGCAAGAGTAATTCCTTTCAAAGGTTCTTGGATTGAATTTGCTACAGATATCAATGGCGTTATGTACGCTTATATTGATAGAAAGAAAAAATTACCGGTTACTACACTTTTCCGTGCAATCGGTTTTGAAAGAGATAAGGATATTTTGGAAATCTTTGATCTTTCTGAGGAGGTTAAAGTTTCTAATGCAGGTCTTAAAAAAGTATTGGGACGCAAATTGGCTGCAAGAGTTCTGAACACTTGGCATGAGGATTTTGTTGATGAAGATACAGGTGAAGTAGTTTCTATTGAGAGAAATGAAATTATCCTAGATCGTGATACCATTCTTGAAAAAGATCATATAAATGAAATTATAGAGGCTGATGTAAAAACCATCTTGCTTCACAAAGAGAATAATGCGCAGTCAGATTATGCAATTATTCATAATACATTGCAGAAAGATCCTACCAATTCTGAAAAAGAAGCGGTGGAGCATATCTACAGACAATTGCGTAACGCTGAGCCGCCAGATGAGGAAACAGCTCGAGGTATTATAGACAAATTGTTCTTCTCTGACCAACGATATAACTTAGGTGAAGTTGGTCGTTATAGAATGAACAAAAAATTACAGTTGGATATTGGAATGGACAAGCAGGTCTTGACCAAGGAAGATATCATTACTATCATCAAGTATTTGATTGAGTTAATCAACTCAAAAGCAGAGATTGATGATATTGATCACTTGTCCAACCGTCGTGTAAGAACGGTAGGTGAGCAGCTGTCATCTCAGTTTGGTGTTGGTTTGGCTCGTATGGCACGTACTATTCGTGAGCGTATGAACGTTCGTGATAACGAAGTGTTTACTCCTATAGATTTGATTAACGCAAAGACACTGTCTTCCGTTATTAACTCATTCTTCGGAACAAACCAGTTGTCTCAGTTCATGGATCAAACAAATCCATTGGCAGAGATTACACATAAAAGAAGATTATCAGCACTTGGACCTGGTGGACTTTCAAGAGAAAGAGCAGGATTTGAGGTACGTGATGTTCACTATACGCACTACGGAAGATTATGTCCGATTGAAACACCTGAAGGACCAAACATTGGTTTGATTTCTTCACTTTCTGTATTTGCAAAAGTAAACCCAATGGGCTTCTTGGAAACACCATACCGTAAGGTAGAGAATGGTGTTGTTGATACTAAGGATTTCAGGTACTTAAGTGCTGAGGAGGAGGAAGGAATGAAGATTTCCCAAGCCAACATCCCAATGGATGAGAAAGGGAAAATTCAAGATGACAAAGTAATTGCTCGTGAAGAAGGTGATTTCCCAGTAGTGGATCCGTCAGAAGTAAACTATACGGATGTTGCTCCAAATCAGATTGCTTCCATTTCAGCCTCATTGATTCCGTTCTTGGAACATGATGATGCAAACAGGGCTTTGATGGGGTCAAACATGATGCGTCAGGCAGTCCCATTGTTAAAACCACAATCTCCAATTGTAGGTACAGGTTTAGAAAGACAAGTGGCTACTGATTCTAGAGTATTGATTAATGCAGAAGGAGATGGGGTTATTGAATATGTAGATGCTCAGAAAGTAACCATTAAATATATCAGGTCTGAAGATGAGCGATTAGTAAGCTTTGAAGAAGACTCAAAAACGTACAACTTGGTTAAGTTTAGAAAAACGAACCAAGGAACAAGTATTAACCTAAAACCAATTGTTAAAAAAGGAGATAAGGTTAAAAAAGGAGAAGTGCTATGTGAAGGTTACGCAACTGAAAAAGGTGAGTTGGCACTTGGTAGAAACCTTAAAGTGGCATTTATGCCTTGGAAAGGATACAACTTTGAGGATGCCATCGTAATCTCGGAAAAAGTAGTGCGCGAAGATATCTTTACTTCTATTCATATAGATGAGTATGCATTGGAAGTGAGAGATACCAAATTAGGTGCTGAAGAACTCACCAATGATATTCCCAACGTTTCTGAAGAAGCCACTAAGGATTTGGATGAGCACGGGATGATAAGAATTGGTGCAGAAGTTAAGCCTGGTGATATTTTGATCGGTAAGATTACACCAAAAGGTGAATCTGACCCAACTCCAGAAGAAAAACTGTTGCGTGCTATTTTTGGTGATAAAGCAGGAGACGTAAAAGATGCTTCATTAAAAGCATCACCATCTTTAAGAGGTGTTGTTATCGATAAGAAATTATTCTCACGTTCTATTAAGGATAAGAGAAAACGTTCAGAAGATAAGGAAGCAATCTCTAGATTGGAGATGGATTACGAAGTGAAGTTTGAACAATTGAAAGATGTTCTTATTGAAAAACTGTTTGGGTTGATCAATGGAAAAACTTCACAAGGTGTAATGAACGATCTTGGTGAAGAAGTACTTCCAAAAGGAAAGAAATACACCATTAAAATGTTGAACGCTGTTGATGATTTTGCTCACTTAGTGGGTGGAAGCTGGACAACGGACAATAAGACCAATGAGCAAGTAGCAGATTTGTTGCACAACTATAAGATTAAATTGAATGACATTCAAGGAAACCTTAGAAGGGACAAGTTTACTATTTCAGTAGGTGATGAACTACCTGCAGGTATTATGAAGTTGGCCAAAGTTTACATTGCTAAAAAACGTAAACTAAAAGTTGGTGATAAAATGGCAGGACGTCACGGTAACAAAGGTATTGTTGCACGTATTGTTCGTCAAGAGGATATGCCTTTCTTGGAAGATGGAACACCTGTGGATATTGTATTGAATCCACTTGGAGTACCTTCTAGGATGAACATTGGTCAGATTTATGAGACGGTATTAGGATGGGCTGGTCTTAAATTGGGAAGAAAGTACGGAACCCCAATTTTTGATGGAGCCACCTTAGATCAAATCAATGCACTTACTGATGAAGCTGGTGTACCAAGATTTGGACATACATACCTTTATGATGGTGGAACAGGAAAACGTTTTGATCAAGCAGCTACAGTAGGTGTTATCTACATGTTGAAATTAGGACATATGGTAGATGACAAGATGCACGCCAGATCTATTGGACCATATTCGTTGATAACACAACAACCATTGGGTGGTAAGGCCCAGTTTGGTGGTCAGCGTTTTGGTGAGATGGAGGTTTGGGCACTTGAAGCGTATGGAGCTTCAGCTACACTGCGAGAAATATTGACCGTTAAATCGGATGATGTTATCGGAAGAGCAAAAACGTATGAATCCATCGTTAAGGGTGAAACCATGCCAGAACCTGGGTTGCCAGAATCTTTCAACGTATTGATGCACGAACTTAAGGGATTAGGTTTGGATATCAGACTGGAAGAGTAG
- the rplL gene encoding 50S ribosomal protein L7/L12 — translation MADLKDFAEQLVNLTVKEVNELADILKEEYGIEPAAAAVAVAGGAAGGGDAEAAEEKSEFDVILTAAGGSKLAVVKLVKELTGLGLKDAKDIVDSAPKAVKEGVAKDEAEGIKKSLEEAGAEVELK, via the coding sequence ATGGCAGATTTAAAAGATTTTGCAGAACAGTTGGTAAACCTTACAGTAAAAGAGGTAAATGAGTTAGCCGACATTTTAAAAGAAGAATATGGTATTGAGCCTGCTGCTGCTGCAGTAGCTGTTGCTGGCGGTGCTGCTGGCGGTGGTGACGCTGAAGCTGCTGAGGAAAAATCAGAATTTGATGTAATCCTTACAGCTGCTGGTGGTTCTAAATTGGCAGTTGTAAAACTAGTTAAAGAATTAACTGGTCTTGGATTGAAAGATGCTAAAGACATTGTTGACAGCGCACCAAAAGCTGTTAAAGAAGGTGTTGCCAAAGATGAGGCAGAAGGTATCAAAAAATCATTGGAAGAAGCAGGAGCGGAAGTTGAGCTTAAATAG